A single Chryseobacterium sp. DNA region contains:
- a CDS encoding ectonucleotide pyrophosphatase/phosphodiesterase has translation MKRGIHFLLLLISFTVFAQQVPVDTAQVVIPGRQNSTEARSKPYVIMISTDGFRYDYAKKYNAANLLKLSNEGVKAEAMIPSYPSITFPNHWSLITGLYPSHHGLIDNFFYDYKRKETYAMSNKKNAEDGSWYGGTPLWGLAEKQGMVSASLMWVGSASDAGGMRPTYYYPYHEKFTPSEKVEKVVNWLKLPEDKRPHFISLYFPEVDGSGHHFGPDTKETENAVHLIDQAVGDLVQKVNSLGLKNVNFIFVSDHGMIKVDGGAPLEIPAVLFDKNRFDFYNSQTLLRVYVKNPDEVKPVYKELKTNKTDDYEVYLDKKLPKYLHFATKDDRYNRIGQILLIPKAPKIFLEKGKKTSVGKHGYNPRVVPEMKATFYAWGPEFKNNQVINEFANVNVYPLVAEVLGLKMDQPVDGKLKVLKGILKDKN, from the coding sequence ATGAAGCGAGGAATACATTTTTTACTGCTGCTTATTTCCTTTACGGTTTTTGCACAGCAGGTACCTGTTGACACGGCCCAGGTAGTGATCCCAGGCCGGCAGAACAGTACGGAAGCCCGGTCGAAACCTTATGTGATCATGATCTCAACAGACGGTTTCCGCTATGACTATGCTAAAAAGTATAATGCCGCAAACCTTTTGAAACTTTCCAATGAAGGGGTAAAAGCTGAGGCTATGATTCCAAGTTATCCCAGCATTACCTTTCCCAACCACTGGAGCCTGATCACCGGACTTTATCCTTCGCATCACGGCTTAATTGACAATTTTTTCTACGATTACAAGAGAAAGGAAACCTATGCCATGAGCAATAAGAAAAATGCAGAAGACGGAAGCTGGTACGGAGGGACTCCACTTTGGGGGCTGGCAGAAAAACAGGGAATGGTATCTGCCTCTCTAATGTGGGTAGGATCCGCAAGTGATGCCGGAGGAATGAGACCTACGTATTATTATCCCTACCATGAAAAATTTACACCCTCCGAAAAAGTGGAAAAAGTGGTCAATTGGCTAAAATTACCCGAAGATAAAAGACCTCACTTTATTTCATTATACTTCCCGGAAGTGGATGGAAGCGGACATCATTTTGGACCCGACACCAAAGAAACTGAAAATGCTGTCCACCTGATTGACCAGGCAGTTGGTGATTTGGTTCAGAAAGTAAACAGCTTAGGCTTAAAAAATGTGAACTTTATTTTTGTTTCCGACCACGGAATGATCAAAGTAGACGGTGGTGCACCCTTGGAGATCCCGGCCGTCCTTTTTGATAAAAACAGATTTGATTTTTATAATTCACAGACACTTTTGAGAGTCTATGTTAAAAATCCGGATGAGGTAAAACCGGTTTATAAAGAATTAAAAACCAATAAAACGGATGACTATGAGGTTTATTTGGATAAAAAACTCCCTAAATATCTGCATTTTGCGACAAAAGATGACCGATATAACAGAATAGGTCAGATTCTTCTGATTCCAAAAGCACCTAAAATATTCCTCGAAAAAGGGAAAAAGACATCCGTAGGAAAACATGGCTACAACCCTAGGGTTGTCCCTGAAATGAAAGCAACCTTTTATGCTTGGGGACCTGAATTCAAAAATAACCAGGTGATCAATGAGTTTGCTAACGTGAATGTTTATCCTTTGGTGGCAGAAGTTTTAGGATTAAAGATGGATCAGCCGGTGGATGGAAAACTGAAAGTATTGAAGGGAATCCTGAAAGATAAAAATTAA
- a CDS encoding alpha-amylase → MNLTMFQFFHWYSEGGGKLWKEAEKQAQYLSQLGITSVWFPPAYKGTNGGYSIGYDAYDLYDLGEFDQKGTIPTKYGTKDGYIKAIKALKKQNIEVIVDIVLGHKAGGDELEKFKAVKVDENNREKVISDVIEIESYTKFTFPGRGKKYSDFEWNFTCFSGVDYAEGMESHIYKIQSEYGNDWEEMIDDEKGNYDYLMYNDIEHRNPFVREELNHWAKWYFDQTDFDGVRLDALKHISFDFYKEWITLLRSNSKKNIFAVGEYWAPGYLHLLQKYIEVTEGCMSLFDSSLQNNFHNASREGASYDLRRIFDETLTQADPLHAVSLVANHDTQPLQDLEAPVEPWFKPIAYALILLRKDGYPCVFYPDLYGAHYIDKDREGNDQEIFMPKIDGIEELLKARKDYAYGDQRDYFEDANCLGWVRDGDDRHAGCAVVLSNKDAYNKPMEVGKKHAGKKFKDLLKRFNNKVIIDENGWGDFPVPAGNVSVWVSE, encoded by the coding sequence ATGAACCTAACAATGTTTCAGTTTTTCCACTGGTATTCTGAAGGGGGTGGAAAGTTGTGGAAAGAAGCCGAAAAGCAGGCTCAATATTTAAGCCAATTAGGGATCACTTCTGTATGGTTTCCTCCTGCTTACAAAGGCACGAATGGAGGCTACTCTATCGGCTATGACGCTTATGACCTTTATGATCTCGGAGAATTTGATCAAAAGGGAACTATTCCCACCAAATATGGAACCAAAGACGGCTATATAAAAGCGATTAAAGCATTAAAAAAGCAAAATATAGAGGTCATTGTGGATATTGTCCTCGGCCATAAAGCCGGTGGTGATGAGCTTGAAAAATTCAAAGCGGTAAAGGTAGATGAAAACAACAGGGAAAAAGTGATTTCCGATGTCATCGAAATTGAATCTTATACCAAATTCACATTTCCCGGAAGAGGAAAAAAATATTCCGATTTTGAATGGAATTTTACATGCTTCAGCGGAGTAGATTATGCTGAAGGAATGGAATCTCATATCTATAAAATACAGTCTGAATATGGAAATGACTGGGAAGAAATGATAGATGACGAGAAAGGCAATTATGATTACCTGATGTATAATGATATTGAACATCGTAATCCTTTTGTACGGGAAGAGCTTAATCACTGGGCAAAATGGTATTTTGACCAGACTGACTTTGACGGTGTGAGGCTGGATGCTTTAAAACATATTTCTTTTGACTTTTATAAAGAATGGATCACGCTGCTCCGCTCCAATTCTAAAAAAAACATTTTTGCTGTAGGAGAATACTGGGCTCCGGGATATCTTCATCTGCTTCAAAAATATATTGAAGTAACGGAAGGATGTATGAGTCTTTTCGACAGCTCCTTACAGAACAATTTTCATAATGCCTCCAGGGAAGGAGCATCTTACGATCTTCGGAGAATTTTTGATGAAACGCTTACCCAGGCTGATCCGCTACACGCTGTAAGTCTAGTTGCCAATCATGACACTCAGCCTCTTCAGGATCTGGAAGCACCTGTAGAGCCTTGGTTTAAACCTATTGCCTATGCCCTGATCCTGCTGCGGAAAGACGGCTATCCATGTGTTTTTTATCCGGATCTGTATGGAGCCCACTACATTGATAAAGATCGTGAGGGTAATGATCAGGAGATATTTATGCCAAAAATAGACGGAATAGAAGAGCTCCTCAAAGCCAGAAAAGATTATGCTTATGGTGATCAACGCGATTATTTTGAAGATGCCAACTGCCTGGGATGGGTACGTGACGGGGATGACCGGCACGCAGGATGCGCTGTTGTATTAAGTAACAAAGATGCGTACAACAAACCTATGGAAGTGGGAAAAAAACATGCCGGGAAAAAGTTTAAAGACCTGTTGAAAAGGTTTAACAATAAAGTCATCATTGATGAAAACGGATGGGGAGACTTTCCGGTTCCGGCAGGAAACGTAAGTGTATGGGTTTCTGAATAA
- a CDS encoding AraC family transcriptional regulator, translating into MENQDVEKVNSISDYNKMVNHETLHPLVNVVDFSKSAPICSYRRTYTFYTVFLKDVVCGDMHYGKNSYDYQEGTLVFIAPGQVSGVRNDGNPIQPAGYALLFHPDLIKGTNLGKHIKDYTFFSYDVHEALHLSEKEREIVLECFKNIRLELEQPIDKHSKSLVVNNIELFLNYCMRFYDRQFITRDHINLGVIGKFEELVDEYLKSDNPRNIGFPMVNYFAEKLNLSANYFGDLIKKELGISPQELIHNKLIDVAKEQILDQEKSISEISYDLGFKYPQHFTRLFKTKVGISPSEYKILN; encoded by the coding sequence ATGGAAAATCAGGATGTTGAAAAAGTAAATAGTATTTCAGATTACAATAAAATGGTCAACCATGAAACCCTGCATCCGCTGGTGAATGTAGTTGATTTTTCAAAATCTGCTCCTATATGCAGTTATAGAAGAACTTATACATTTTATACTGTTTTTCTGAAGGATGTGGTCTGTGGTGATATGCACTACGGAAAAAACAGCTATGACTATCAGGAAGGAACGCTGGTTTTTATCGCTCCCGGACAGGTGAGCGGAGTCAGGAATGATGGAAACCCTATTCAGCCGGCAGGCTATGCCCTGTTATTTCACCCGGACTTAATTAAAGGGACCAATTTGGGAAAACATATCAAAGACTATACTTTTTTTTCTTATGATGTACATGAAGCATTACACCTTTCCGAGAAAGAAAGAGAAATTGTGCTGGAGTGTTTTAAAAATATCAGGTTAGAACTTGAGCAGCCGATTGATAAGCACAGCAAATCTTTGGTGGTCAACAATATTGAATTGTTTTTAAATTACTGTATGCGTTTCTACGACCGTCAGTTTATTACAAGGGATCACATCAATCTGGGAGTGATCGGGAAGTTTGAAGAGCTGGTAGATGAATATTTAAAATCTGATAACCCTAGAAATATAGGATTTCCCATGGTAAATTACTTTGCAGAAAAACTGAACTTATCAGCCAATTATTTTGGAGATCTGATCAAAAAAGAGCTGGGAATTTCACCTCAGGAACTTATCCACAATAAACTCATTGACGTAGCTAAAGAACAGATCCTGGATCAGGAAAAATCGATCAGTGAGATCTCCTATGATCTGGGTTTTAAATATCCACAGCATTTTACAAGATTATTCAAAACGAAAGTAGGAATTTCCCCTAGCGAATATAAAATCCTGAATTAG
- a CDS encoding GNAT family N-acetyltransferase, protein MEFKNLAHSSIEDILFTFNLSFSDYIVPFHLTKEQLVSKINFERIDLNLSAGAFEGGQLVGFILIAEKEENGQRMLYNAGTGVIPESRGKGLVRKMYDFVLGKERKTDILILEVIEGNEPAIRAYENLGFTVVRKLLCFHGNINPAQGNPDVVIQELEEFQWETFRSFWDIEPSWQGSVFILDQMQKDCTVLGAYEKGKLVGYTVYNPALRKIYQIAVDKNYRQQGIGTMLLGAIGARNNGQPVSFNNVDNASEAASIFLEKKIGLKNWVSQFEMKRIPEQL, encoded by the coding sequence ATGGAATTTAAAAACTTAGCCCATAGCAGTATAGAGGATATTTTATTCACATTTAACCTTTCATTCTCCGACTATATTGTTCCTTTTCATCTGACCAAAGAGCAGCTTGTTTCAAAAATCAATTTTGAAAGAATCGATCTGAACCTTTCTGCCGGAGCTTTTGAGGGCGGGCAGCTGGTAGGGTTTATTCTTATCGCGGAAAAAGAGGAGAACGGGCAGAGGATGCTTTACAATGCCGGTACGGGAGTGATTCCCGAAAGCAGAGGAAAAGGACTGGTCAGAAAAATGTACGACTTTGTTTTAGGAAAAGAAAGAAAAACTGATATTTTGATCCTTGAGGTGATTGAAGGAAATGAACCGGCAATCAGAGCCTATGAAAACTTAGGATTTACTGTGGTCAGAAAACTGCTTTGTTTCCATGGAAATATCAATCCTGCACAAGGAAATCCTGATGTCGTTATACAAGAGCTTGAAGAATTCCAATGGGAGACATTCCGTTCTTTCTGGGATATAGAGCCTTCATGGCAGGGATCTGTATTTATACTGGATCAAATGCAGAAAGACTGTACAGTGTTGGGTGCTTATGAAAAAGGAAAGCTTGTAGGATATACAGTGTATAACCCTGCTTTAAGAAAGATATACCAGATTGCCGTTGATAAAAATTACAGACAACAAGGAATCGGAACTATGCTTTTGGGAGCCATCGGAGCAAGAAACAACGGCCAGCCTGTATCTTTTAATAACGTAGATAACGCCTCAGAAGCTGCCAGTATATTCCTTGAGAAAAAGATAGGTCTTAAAAACTGGGTATCACAATTTGAAATGAAACGGATTCCGGAACAGCTGTGA
- a CDS encoding cytidine deaminase — MRKDLKEIASRFATSKTLNDFIEYGGVAAAIETAAGNVYTGISIDTACSMGFCAEHSAVAEMLKNGERYIKAVVAVGNDGNAVPPCGRCRELMSQLSKENLNAVVEVKNGVFVTLKELMPYDWKEDLDREW, encoded by the coding sequence ATGAGGAAAGATTTAAAAGAAATAGCAAGCCGTTTTGCAACATCCAAAACGCTGAATGATTTTATAGAATATGGAGGGGTGGCGGCAGCTATTGAAACGGCAGCCGGAAATGTGTATACCGGGATCAGTATTGATACCGCCTGTTCTATGGGATTTTGTGCAGAACACAGCGCTGTAGCTGAAATGCTGAAAAACGGGGAACGGTATATCAAAGCAGTAGTGGCCGTTGGAAATGATGGGAATGCGGTGCCTCCATGCGGGCGCTGCAGAGAATTGATGAGCCAGCTGTCGAAAGAAAATCTCAATGCGGTAGTAGAAGTTAAAAACGGAGTATTTGTCACCTTAAAAGAGCTGATGCCTTACGACTGGAAAGAAGATCTTGACAGGGAATGGTAA
- a CDS encoding helix-turn-helix domain-containing protein: MTAIKENSTIQENKKTVQDCPVMYVMERIGGFWKPIILFNLSTGEKRYSELKKAIPAVTEKMLIQHLKQLEADGLIIRTARPVIPPHVTYKLSEAGNGLGSVIDAMAEWAFQDMDGKYKRGEA, from the coding sequence ATGACAGCCATCAAAGAAAATTCAACCATTCAGGAAAATAAAAAAACAGTACAGGATTGTCCTGTAATGTATGTGATGGAAAGGATCGGAGGTTTCTGGAAACCTATTATTCTGTTTAACCTTTCCACAGGAGAGAAGAGATACAGCGAATTGAAAAAAGCTATTCCCGCAGTAACGGAGAAGATGCTGATCCAGCACCTCAAACAACTGGAAGCAGACGGGCTGATCATCAGAACAGCAAGACCTGTCATTCCGCCCCATGTGACCTACAAATTAAGTGAGGCTGGCAATGGGCTGGGCTCTGTGATTGACGCTATGGCAGAATGGGCATTTCAGGATATGGATGGAAAATATAAACGGGGAGAAGCGTAA
- a CDS encoding GrpB family protein: MKISFEKYNPLWKKQFETIKNEWEEHIGFLNPEIEHIGSTSVEGLSAKPIIDIMVGIPHEKDLDKVPPLLKGLDYVYYEKYNEDMPYRRFFSKLVDQPQNLGFPEIIYAGDSIPEKLHDHALRIAHIYVIPTSSEHWLRHIAFRDYLRMHPDVRNEYQQLKEHLSREEWHDGNDYNQGKDPFIKREERKAVQWYLANKK, from the coding sequence ATGAAAATCAGTTTTGAAAAATATAATCCTTTGTGGAAAAAACAGTTTGAAACCATTAAAAATGAATGGGAAGAACATATTGGTTTTTTGAATCCGGAAATTGAGCATATCGGCAGTACATCAGTGGAAGGGCTGTCTGCAAAACCGATTATAGATATTATGGTGGGTATACCGCATGAAAAAGATCTGGATAAGGTTCCCCCTTTACTGAAAGGGCTGGATTATGTGTATTACGAAAAGTATAACGAAGATATGCCATATCGCCGGTTTTTTAGTAAGCTTGTCGATCAGCCTCAAAATTTAGGATTTCCGGAAATTATTTATGCTGGAGATTCTATTCCGGAGAAACTTCATGATCATGCTCTTCGGATCGCTCATATTTACGTGATTCCTACGTCCTCAGAACACTGGCTCCGTCATATCGCTTTCCGGGATTATCTGAGGATGCATCCTGACGTAAGAAATGAATATCAACAATTAAAAGAACATTTGAGCCGGGAGGAATGGCATGACGGGAATGACTATAATCAGGGAAAAGATCCGTTTATAAAAAGAGAAGAGCGTAAAGCTGTTCAATGGTATCTGGCGAACAAAAAATAA
- a CDS encoding carboxylesterase family protein — MKSQQKGTYIFETRFGRIRGWREEGVIRAKSIRYARSERYQKPVPVQSASSEIIFPDKTPVCPQALSPLVEKMIGAAPVERFEPDESTQYLSVTRPENRSENEKLPVVVWIHGGSHEIGCGDLPTSDPAEWVKEQHIIVVTVSYRLGLFGFLGGDEKRPANLGLFDMIEALQWIKTHIADFGGDAGNITLLGQSSGGDAIAHLMISEGVDDLFQRVIIQSAPLGLRHKRQKMSAEFLRKTEALKDEVDVLKMMDEYGKLMPSAIKYGLKAAMPFGVQYGFSPVCKEEEAVEQWKTNAHKYDVLIGLNNDETAFYLKTSEALHKYFGKGIGLRIMNKTVKKTTEFIYGTPARIFAENYAKAGGNIYLFRIHSGWQNNSIGAPHCIDLPLIFGNESAWKSSGLLKDIPWKDIQENGKKLRALWAEFARTGNIADRSERPEILALKKVL; from the coding sequence ATGAAATCACAGCAGAAAGGAACTTATATTTTTGAAACCCGCTTCGGGAGAATCAGGGGTTGGAGAGAAGAAGGTGTTATCAGGGCCAAAAGCATTCGTTATGCCCGTTCCGAAAGATATCAGAAACCTGTCCCGGTACAGTCTGCTTCTTCAGAGATTATTTTTCCTGATAAGACTCCGGTTTGTCCGCAGGCATTAAGCCCGCTTGTAGAAAAGATGATTGGAGCTGCCCCTGTTGAACGTTTTGAACCTGACGAATCTACGCAATATCTTTCAGTAACACGCCCGGAAAACAGATCTGAAAACGAGAAACTTCCTGTTGTTGTATGGATCCATGGCGGCTCCCATGAAATAGGATGTGGCGATCTGCCTACTTCCGATCCCGCTGAGTGGGTGAAAGAGCAGCATATTATTGTCGTTACGGTTTCTTATCGTTTAGGTCTTTTTGGGTTTTTGGGAGGAGATGAAAAAAGACCTGCGAACCTCGGACTGTTCGATATGATTGAAGCCTTACAATGGATAAAGACCCATATTGCTGATTTTGGAGGGGATGCTGGGAACATTACGCTTTTGGGGCAGTCTTCAGGAGGCGATGCTATTGCCCATCTGATGATTTCAGAAGGCGTGGATGATTTGTTTCAGCGGGTGATCATTCAGAGCGCACCTTTGGGACTGCGTCATAAAAGGCAGAAAATGTCTGCAGAATTTCTGAGGAAAACTGAAGCGCTGAAAGATGAGGTTGATGTATTGAAGATGATGGATGAATACGGAAAATTGATGCCCTCTGCGATAAAATACGGCTTGAAAGCAGCAATGCCTTTTGGAGTTCAGTATGGATTTTCTCCTGTATGCAAAGAAGAAGAGGCCGTAGAGCAATGGAAGACAAATGCTCACAAATATGATGTGTTGATCGGGCTGAATAATGATGAAACAGCATTTTATCTCAAGACTTCTGAAGCTTTGCATAAATATTTTGGAAAGGGAATAGGGCTGAGAATTATGAATAAGACGGTCAAAAAAACAACGGAATTTATTTATGGAACACCGGCCAGGATATTTGCAGAAAACTATGCAAAGGCGGGAGGAAATATTTACTTGTTCAGAATTCATTCCGGATGGCAAAATAATTCTATAGGAGCACCGCACTGCATTGACCTTCCCCTTATTTTCGGAAACGAATCCGCCTGGAAATCTTCCGGATTGTTAAAAGATATTCCATGGAAGGATATTCAGGAAAATGGGAAAAAACTCAGAGCACTCTGGGCAGAATTTGCACGCACCGGAAATATTGCTGACCGCTCAGAGAGGCCGGAAATTTTAGCGCTTAAAAAGGTGCTTTAA
- a CDS encoding T9SS type A sorting domain-containing protein: MKKVLLTLSLVLANFAWAQFTSGTVNLPVTSMTVKLDTTPAGVTITITGDSNSMMGIGFGSTGMAAGADGFIYNASASRDYSFSGVPNTPTADSSQDWTETSNTVSGSTRTVVATRSLSGGAGDFAVPNAAGTIDIFYSRKSGGTSLGYHDAGRGYATLTMTNSTLSTNEAAAENKKISLYPNPAQSTVSIKNFDRIKFIDIYDAAGRKVKSVKPDRETIDVEDLKSGIYYFEITLNDGSKSYEKLIKE, translated from the coding sequence ATGAAAAAAGTTTTACTAACACTTAGCCTCGTCCTTGCTAATTTTGCATGGGCTCAGTTTACCTCGGGGACCGTCAATCTGCCGGTTACATCCATGACGGTAAAATTGGATACCACCCCGGCAGGAGTGACCATCACGATAACAGGCGACAGCAATTCTATGATGGGAATCGGTTTCGGAAGTACAGGCATGGCAGCAGGAGCAGACGGTTTTATCTACAATGCCTCTGCCAGCAGAGATTATTCATTCAGTGGGGTTCCCAATACACCTACTGCTGATTCCTCTCAGGACTGGACTGAAACCTCCAATACCGTAAGCGGAAGCACAAGAACCGTTGTGGCAACCAGATCTCTTTCGGGAGGCGCGGGAGATTTTGCTGTTCCCAATGCTGCCGGAACGATCGATATCTTTTATTCACGCAAAAGCGGAGGAACATCTTTAGGGTACCATGACGCAGGAAGAGGATATGCGACCCTTACCATGACAAACAGCACTTTATCTACCAATGAAGCTGCAGCAGAAAACAAAAAAATAAGTCTTTATCCTAATCCGGCCCAATCAACGGTCAGCATTAAAAACTTTGACCGTATAAAGTTCATTGATATTTACGATGCGGCAGGAAGAAAAGTGAAATCCGTAAAACCGGACCGGGAAACCATAGATGTTGAAGATCTGAAATCTGGAATTTATTATTTTGAAATAACATTGAATGACGGAAGTAAGTCTTATGAAAAATTGATTAAAGAATAA
- a CDS encoding cupin domain-containing protein: METFTTNIFPKGEKAPSEYFSGGTAWVSLLKPNEDELNCQIGNVTFEPGCRNNWHSHGGGQILIVTAGKGFYQEKGKPAQALHPGDIVNILPHVIHWHGAAPDSEFTHIAINTNTQNGVVEWRERVTDEEYHNL; this comes from the coding sequence ATGGAAACTTTTACTACAAACATTTTTCCGAAAGGAGAAAAGGCACCTTCTGAATATTTTTCCGGAGGAACAGCATGGGTATCTCTTTTAAAACCCAATGAAGATGAACTGAACTGCCAGATCGGAAATGTCACTTTTGAACCCGGATGCAGAAATAACTGGCATTCTCACGGAGGTGGACAAATCTTAATCGTTACTGCAGGAAAAGGTTTTTATCAGGAAAAAGGAAAACCGGCACAGGCATTACATCCGGGAGATATAGTTAATATTCTTCCTCACGTAATTCACTGGCATGGAGCCGCTCCTGACAGTGAATTCACTCATATTGCCATCAATACCAATACCCAAAACGGAGTTGTAGAATGGAGGGAACGGGTAACGGATGAGGAATATCACAATTTATAA
- a CDS encoding NAD(P)-dependent alcohol dehydrogenase — translation MNTFTVKAYGAESTTADLKEMNIERREITPKDVEIEILYCGVCHSDLHTARNDWGGTIYPAVPGHEIVGRITKIGSEVSKFKVGDLAGVGCIVDSCGHCESCQHDLEQYCLNGFTGTYNGHDQHLGGHTFGGYSQKVVVDSHHVLKVPENLDLAAVAPLLCAGITTWSPLRHWNVGPNSKVAVVGLGGLGHMAIKLAKGLGAEVTLFSRTPGKTEDAKQLGADHVIISTDEEQMKSVKGKFDVIIDTVPYVHDVNPYVATLNINGTHVLVGYLGGLEPILNTVPMIMGRKSVAGSVIGGIAETQELLDFCGEHNIVSEIELIRMQEINEAYERMLKSDVRYRFVIDMQSL, via the coding sequence ATGAACACATTTACAGTAAAAGCGTATGGAGCAGAGTCTACCACAGCAGACCTGAAAGAAATGAATATTGAAAGAAGAGAAATCACGCCTAAGGATGTAGAGATCGAAATTCTATACTGCGGAGTATGTCACTCTGATCTTCATACGGCCAGAAACGACTGGGGAGGAACCATCTACCCTGCAGTTCCGGGCCATGAAATTGTAGGAAGAATTACAAAAATAGGAAGCGAGGTTTCTAAATTTAAAGTGGGTGACCTCGCAGGAGTGGGATGTATTGTAGATTCTTGCGGTCATTGTGAAAGCTGCCAGCATGATCTGGAGCAATATTGCCTGAATGGATTTACCGGAACTTACAACGGTCATGACCAACATTTGGGAGGCCATACTTTCGGGGGATATTCACAGAAAGTGGTGGTAGATTCTCATCATGTTTTAAAAGTACCTGAAAACCTTGATCTGGCAGCAGTAGCCCCTTTATTGTGTGCCGGAATTACAACATGGTCTCCTCTAAGACACTGGAATGTAGGACCCAATTCTAAGGTAGCTGTAGTGGGGTTAGGCGGTCTTGGACATATGGCGATCAAACTGGCTAAAGGATTAGGAGCTGAAGTTACTTTATTCTCAAGAACACCGGGAAAAACCGAAGATGCGAAGCAGCTAGGGGCTGATCACGTGATTATCTCTACAGATGAAGAGCAAATGAAGTCTGTAAAAGGAAAATTTGACGTTATTATTGATACGGTACCTTATGTACACGATGTAAACCCTTATGTGGCAACTTTAAATATCAACGGAACCCATGTTCTTGTTGGATATCTGGGAGGGTTGGAACCTATTTTAAACACTGTTCCTATGATTATGGGAAGAAAATCAGTGGCCGGATCTGTTATTGGTGGTATTGCGGAAACTCAGGAATTGCTTGATTTCTGCGGTGAGCACAATATTGTTTCAGAAATTGAACTGATCAGGATGCAGGAAATTAACGAGGCCTATGAAAGGATGCTGAAAAGTGATGTGAGATACCGTTTCGTCATCGATATGCAGTCTTTGTAA
- a CDS encoding NAD(P)H-binding protein yields the protein MKITITGSLGNVAKPLTQQLVGEGHTVTVISSNESRRQDIESLGAIPAIGSITDVNFLTEAFTGADAVFVMTPPAISENNIVENTINAGKNYAEALKTTKVKRAVMLSSVGAESPVENGPIKGLHHIEKLYHEVENTAFTFLRAGYFYTNFFNDIPLIQNAGIIGGNYPENTEIPLVHPADIAKAAAEELVKNENSNTIRYIVGDNRKASDFAKVLGASIAKPELPWVEFSDEDSLNGMLQAGLPKDMAELYTEMGRGMRTGVVQKDFIEHGASVTGNIKLEDFAKEFARGF from the coding sequence ATGAAAATTACAATCACAGGATCACTAGGAAATGTAGCAAAACCTTTAACCCAACAATTGGTAGGGGAAGGGCATACCGTTACGGTCATCAGCAGCAATGAGTCGAGAAGACAGGATATTGAATCTCTGGGAGCCATACCTGCCATCGGATCTATCACAGACGTCAATTTCTTAACAGAAGCATTTACTGGCGCTGATGCTGTTTTTGTTATGACTCCGCCTGCCATCAGTGAAAACAACATTGTTGAAAACACAATCAATGCAGGAAAAAACTATGCTGAAGCGCTAAAAACAACCAAGGTAAAACGTGCCGTAATGCTTAGCAGTGTAGGAGCTGAATCCCCGGTAGAAAATGGGCCGATCAAAGGACTTCATCATATTGAAAAGCTATACCATGAGGTAGAAAATACTGCATTCACTTTCTTAAGAGCCGGATATTTTTACACTAATTTTTTTAACGATATCCCATTAATTCAAAATGCGGGAATCATTGGGGGCAACTATCCCGAAAACACAGAAATTCCGCTGGTACATCCTGCTGACATTGCCAAAGCTGCCGCTGAAGAGCTTGTTAAAAATGAAAACAGCAATACTATCCGATATATAGTAGGAGACAACCGAAAAGCATCGGATTTTGCCAAGGTTTTAGGAGCTTCAATAGCGAAACCCGAGCTACCTTGGGTTGAGTTTTCCGATGAAGATTCACTCAACGGAATGTTACAGGCAGGCCTTCCAAAGGATATGGCGGAATTGTATACTGAAATGGGAAGAGGAATGAGAACGGGTGTGGTACAAAAAGACTTTATTGAACATGGTGCTTCTGTTACCGGAAATATTAAGCTGGAAGATTTTGCCAAGGAATTTGCCAGGGGATTTTAA